A window of Rhododendron vialii isolate Sample 1 chromosome 13a, ASM3025357v1 contains these coding sequences:
- the LOC131314402 gene encoding LOW QUALITY PROTEIN: ent-copalyl diphosphate synthase 1-like (The sequence of the model RefSeq protein was modified relative to this genomic sequence to represent the inferred CDS: deleted 1 base in 1 codon; substituted 1 base at 1 genomic stop codon), with protein sequence MGKIKERVDSIQSMLGSMNDGGRVSISAYDTAWVALVEDLHGNGGPQFPKCLEWISNNQLPDGSWGDALIFKASDRLISTLACVIALKSWNIHPDKTKKGMEFVKENMHKLEDENEENMLCGFEVAFPSLIEIGRKLDIKVPVDHDSHIALQEICARRNLKLARIPKDIMHRVPTLLLYSLEGMQDQDLDWEKLLKFQFPDGSFCTSPSSTAFALMQTKDENCLRYLSTTVETFVDGGVPSVYPVDIYERLWAVDKLQRLGISQYFQSEVTECLDYVYRSWTEQGVFSASNSTIHDVDDTAMGFRLLRLHGYQVSADVFRHFEKDGEFFCLAGQSTQGVTPMYSLYRASQVLFPEEKILEDANKFASKFLREKQASNKLLDKWVIAKDLPGEVGYALDVPWYASLPRVETRFYLDQYGGADDVWIGKTLYRLPNVNNNKYLELAKLDYKNCQALHLLEWDAIQKWYAECYLGEFGTCGKNLLFAYYLATVSIFEPEKSKERLAWAKTKIXLMETIVSYFENEGNSIEHRRTFLREFREIGRNEDCANNMWHKETILGQRFVPILLRTLNQLLVDAQLTHGEDIRDNLHQAWEMWILTWQDEGDMHRREAELVVRTINLCADCRAPEQLSQLSHPRHKHLSDVTNEVCNQLLQFQYQKLSRNKIHDNDEFNTTLQIESDMQELVQLVLCASSDDDIDPVIKQTFLAVAKSYYYAAYFTPATIDFHIAKVLFEPAVI encoded by the exons ATGGGCAAAATAAAGGAACGCGTGGATTCTATACAATCGATGTTGGGGTCTATGAACGATGGAGGTCGTGTGAGCATATCGGCTTATGATACCGCATGGGTAGCTCTAGTTGAAGATCTCCACGGAAATGGTGGTCCTCAGTTCCCCAAATGCCTTGAATGGATTTCTAATAATCAGCTCCCCGATGGTTCATGGGGTGACGCTTTGATATTCAAAGCTAGTGATCGATTAATCAGTACTTTAGCTTGTGTAATTGCACTAAAATCATGGAACATTCATccggacaaaaccaaaaaag GAATGGAATTCGTCAAAGAAAACATGCACAAGCTTGAAGATGAGAATGAGGAGAACATGCTGTGTGGCTTTGAAGTTGCATTCCCTTCGCTTATAGAAATCGGTCGCAAGTTAGATATCAAAGTCCCAGTTGATCATGATTCTCATATAGCATTACAGGAGATCTGTGCCCGGAGAAATCTGAAACTTGCAAG gatACCAAAGGACATAATGCACAGGGTGCCCACACTACTGCTCTATAGCCTGGAAGGAATGCAAGACCAAGACCTGGATTGGGAAAAGCTACTAAAGTTCCAGTTTCCAGATGGATCATTCTGCACTTCTCCATCTTCCACCGCGTTTGCATTAATGCAGACCAAAGATGAAAATTGCTTGAGATATCTTAGCACAACTGTTGAAACATTCGTCGATGGGGGAG TTCCCAGTGTTTACCCCGTGGACATATATGAGCGCCTATGGGCTGTTGATAAGCTCCAACGCCTTGGAATTTCCCAGTATTTCCAATCGGAGGTTACAGAATGTTTGGATTACGTCTATAG ATCTTGGACCGAGCAAGGAGTTTTTTCAGCGAGCAATTCTACCATTCATGACGTAGACGACACAGCCATGGGTTTTAGGCTTTTACGACTACACGGCTACCAAGTTTCCGCTG ATGTGTTTCGGCATTTTGAGAAGGATGGGGAGTTCTTCTGCCTTGCTGGGCAGTCAACTCAGGGAGTAACTCCAATGTATAGCCTGTATAGGGCTTCTCAGGTTCTGTTTCCAGAAGAAAAAATCCTTGAGGATGCCAATAAATTCGCATCCAAATTCTTGAGAGAGAAACAAGCCAGCAACAAGCTCCTAGATAAATGGGTAATAGCCAAGGACTTACCCGGTGAG GTGGGATATGCTCTGGACGTGCCATGGTATGCTAGCTTACCTCGGGTGGAGACGAGGTTCTACTTGGACCAATATGGTGGTGCAGATGATGTCTGGATTGGCAAGACCTTGTACAG GTTGCCTAACGTTAACAACAACAAATATTTGGAGCTTGCAAAATTGGACTATAAAAACTGCCAAGCACTGCATTTGCTGGAATGGGATGCCATTCAAAA ATGGTACGCAGAATGCTATCTTGGAGAGTTTGGCACGTGTGGAAAGAACTTACTTTTTGCATATTATTTGGCCACCGTGAGTATATTTGAACCAGAGAAGTCCAAAGAACGACTCGCATGGGCTAAAACAAAGATC TAATTAATGGAAACGATTGTAtcatattttgaaaatgaaggaaaCTCTATTGAGCATCGAAGAACATTTCTTCGTGAATTCAGAGAGATTGGAAGGAATGAAGACTGTGCGAATAACATGTG GCACAAGGAAACAATACTGGGACAAAGATTTGTCCCGATACTGCTAAGAACGCTAAATCAACTCTTGGTTGATGCACAACTAACCCACGGTGAAGACATTCGCGACAACTTACATCAGGCT TGGGAGATGTGGATACTGACATGGCAAGATGAAGGTGACATGCACAGAAGAGAAGCAGAACTAGTAGTGCGCACGATAAACTTATGCGCCGATTGTAGAGCACCTGAGCAGCTATCACAACTCTCCCACCCTCGGCACAAGCATCTCTCCGACGTGACCAATGAAGTCTGCAACCAACTCTTGCAATTTCAGTACCAAAAACTGTCACGCAACAAG ATTCATGACAATGACGAGTTCAATACAACCCTCCAGATCGAATCAGACATGCAAGAACTAGTGCAATTAGTACTTTGTGCTTCCTCAGATGATGACATCGACCCTGTTATCAAGCAAACCTTTCTTGCAGTGGCAAAGTCTTACTATTATGCTGCCTATTTCACTCCTGCAACTATTGATTTTCATATTGCCAAAGTACTATTTGAGCCAGCAGTAATTTGA